The region GGTGGCCTTCAGTGCCTCGCGCGCCCATGTCCGTCACGTCTTCGTCGGCGGCGAACAGTTGGTCGAAGACGGCAGCCTGGTCCACCTCGACCTGGCCGAGATTCGCCGGGAGGCCGATCGCGCCTGCGCGGCCTTGCTCGATCGCGCCGGCCTCGATCTCTGAGCTGTGATCGGCGCGTTTGGCTCCGTGAGCCCGCCGTGCTAGAGTGAGCGTCCCTTCCCGGGGCTTTGCGCTCGACGCGGCCCCACCCTCGATGTCAGTTTGAAGCGGTTCCAAGACGCCGCGTCTCCTTTCTTTCCTGGAAAGGAGATGAGGATGACTGACATCGACCCCGCCAATCTTCTGGAGCGCTGCCTTGCCGGGCGGCGGACCGGCGACTGGCAAGAGCTCATCAAGCGCCATGGCGCCGAGGTCCGGCGCACGGTGCGGCGGGCGGCGGCCCGCCACGGGCTGCCGTTGACCGGGCCCGACCTGGACGAGATGGTTCAAGATCTCTACTGTCGTCTGCTCGCGGTACGCCGCCGGAGCTTTCGCGGTCGCTCGGAGTATGAGCTGTGGCGTTACGTGATGTGCGTGGCACAGAGTCTGGTGGTGGACCGGCAACGGCTTCAGGGGGCCAGGAAGCGCCGTCACAGCATGAGCCCCAGTCCGGCGGATCCTTCGCGGCTGCCCTCGCCGAAGCTCGACCCCGAGGAGCGGCTGCTCAAGAAGGAACGGCGCAAGGTCTTCTACCGGCGTTGTTTTGAAGTCGTGCGCTGCGGCCTGGAGTTGCGGGCACTGAAGATGGCTCTGCTCGAAGGCTGGTCGAGCCGCGACGTCGCCCGCGAGCTCCGCGGCGGCCTGAGCGCGGACCGGGTCGACAGGCTGGTCTATCTCCTGCGTCGGCACCTGGCGCGGGAGGGCATCCGGATGCCCCGGCGTTACTGTTCACCGGCCGTGGCGCCGGTGCCGGAGCCGGCATGTTAA is a window of bacterium DNA encoding:
- a CDS encoding sigma-70 family RNA polymerase sigma factor translates to MTDIDPANLLERCLAGRRTGDWQELIKRHGAEVRRTVRRAAARHGLPLTGPDLDEMVQDLYCRLLAVRRRSFRGRSEYELWRYVMCVAQSLVVDRQRLQGARKRRHSMSPSPADPSRLPSPKLDPEERLLKKERRKVFYRRCFEVVRCGLELRALKMALLEGWSSRDVARELRGGLSADRVDRLVYLLRRHLAREGIRMPRRYCSPAVAPVPEPAC